One genomic region from Vitreimonas flagellata encodes:
- a CDS encoding nuclear transport factor 2 family protein, which yields MASTLEVASGFITALDRNDVEALKGFFAPGAIWWVDTGRDRAAGQFGIDPGDDRPWPLHGAMDAALKCKLMSRIGETFPGGVRQIARRAFADGDFAVIEVEGDGLFRGEKPYQNRYAFVFEVRDGAIVEVREYLDTNHAGYVFGGKNLDRRSESPELNAPTPVARTEAGQAGLNLMAAIAAMDEPRLLNLCAQDATWWADGGRRRTTGPEGPVQHDNDPIVSGRVGIKARAASVHALSGMFPHGYSLKAHRLIESDDGLVAVEAFGDGRHVNGRRYQNRYCWVLDCDGGKIQNIREYCDTLHGFDTLFAKSA from the coding sequence GTGGCGTCCACGCTTGAGGTCGCCTCTGGCTTCATCACCGCGCTCGACCGCAACGATGTCGAGGCGTTGAAGGGCTTCTTTGCGCCCGGCGCGATTTGGTGGGTTGATACCGGCCGCGATCGTGCGGCCGGTCAATTCGGCATCGATCCGGGCGATGATCGGCCTTGGCCACTGCACGGCGCGATGGACGCGGCGTTGAAGTGCAAGCTGATGTCGCGTATCGGCGAGACGTTTCCTGGCGGCGTGCGCCAGATCGCACGTCGCGCCTTCGCGGATGGCGATTTTGCCGTCATCGAAGTCGAGGGCGACGGCCTCTTTCGCGGCGAGAAGCCCTATCAAAACCGCTACGCCTTCGTGTTCGAGGTGCGTGACGGCGCGATCGTGGAAGTGCGCGAATATCTCGACACCAATCACGCGGGCTACGTGTTCGGCGGGAAGAACCTCGATCGGCGCAGCGAGTCACCTGAGCTCAACGCGCCGACCCCCGTGGCGCGCACAGAGGCAGGCCAAGCGGGGCTCAATCTGATGGCCGCGATCGCGGCGATGGATGAGCCGCGTTTGCTCAACCTGTGCGCACAAGACGCGACCTGGTGGGCCGATGGCGGACGGCGGCGCACGACTGGTCCCGAAGGCCCGGTACAGCACGACAACGATCCGATCGTCTCGGGCCGTGTCGGCATCAAAGCGCGCGCTGCTTCCGTGCATGCGCTGTCCGGCATGTTCCCGCACGGCTATTCGCTGAAGGCGCATCGTCTGATCGAGAGCGATGATGGCTTGGTCGCGGTGGAGGCGTTCGGGGACGGCCGTCATGTCAACGGCCGCCGCTACCAGAACCGCTATTGCTGGGTGCTCGATTGCGACGGCGGCAAGATCCAGAACATCCGTGAATATTGCGACACGCTGCACGGCTTCGACACGCTGTTCGCTAAGAGCGCGTGA
- a CDS encoding LLM class F420-dependent oxidoreductase produces the protein MNLGLAAAFGNSQRRDIEFMKAAAQRVEELGFDSLWFPEHVVFFPASDYQSEYPYSEDGSPPWGEEMGVYDPLLAIAVAAQVTKTLRFSTSVLILPQRPALLTAKEVLTLDHICQGRFEFGVGSGWSKEEYEALGVPFEKRGKRFDEYILAIKAAWTQDRAKFDGEFVKFENVVLLPKPYTPGGPPFLIGGDSEAAMRRSATIGDGWYGWWAKYELAPHLEKLRAELRKAGRENDPNYRLKLGIPYGGTPDDLHKKIEEARREGVKEFVMALPFSSKSLDRDLEVWAQAAGVSNKAAA, from the coding sequence GTGAACCTTGGTTTGGCCGCAGCCTTCGGCAATTCGCAGCGTCGCGACATCGAGTTTATGAAAGCCGCAGCGCAGCGCGTCGAAGAATTGGGTTTCGACTCGCTCTGGTTTCCCGAACATGTCGTGTTCTTCCCGGCTTCGGACTACCAATCCGAGTATCCGTATTCCGAAGATGGCTCGCCGCCGTGGGGCGAGGAGATGGGCGTCTATGACCCGCTGCTCGCGATCGCTGTCGCCGCGCAAGTCACCAAGACGCTGCGTTTCTCCACAAGCGTTCTGATCCTGCCGCAGCGCCCGGCGCTGCTGACGGCCAAGGAAGTGCTGACGCTCGATCACATCTGCCAAGGCCGCTTCGAGTTCGGCGTCGGCTCAGGTTGGTCGAAGGAAGAATACGAAGCGCTCGGCGTGCCGTTCGAAAAGCGCGGCAAGCGCTTTGACGAATACATCCTCGCGATCAAAGCGGCTTGGACGCAAGATCGCGCCAAGTTCGACGGCGAGTTCGTGAAATTCGAGAATGTCGTGCTGTTGCCGAAGCCGTACACGCCGGGCGGCCCGCCGTTCCTCATTGGCGGCGATTCCGAAGCTGCGATGCGTCGCTCGGCGACGATTGGCGATGGTTGGTATGGCTGGTGGGCCAAGTACGAGCTCGCGCCGCATCTCGAAAAGCTGCGCGCCGAATTGCGCAAGGCTGGCCGTGAGAACGACCCGAACTATCGCTTGAAGCTTGGCATTCCGTACGGCGGCACGCCGGACGATTTGCATAAAAAGATCGAAGAAGCGCGTCGCGAAGGCGTGAAGGAGTTCGTCATGGCGCTGCCGTTCTCGTCGAAATCGCTGGATCGCGATCTTGAAGTCTGGGCGCAAGCTGCGGGCGTGAGCAACAAGGCGGCGGCGTAA